A genome region from Tursiops truncatus isolate mTurTru1 chromosome 15, mTurTru1.mat.Y, whole genome shotgun sequence includes the following:
- the CHP2 gene encoding calcineurin B homologous protein 2 produces MGSCSSRAARIPDVDSIQRETGFSQASLLRLYHRFRALDKNEKGYLSRVDLQEIGALAVNPLGDRIIDSFFPDGSLQLDFPGFVRVLAHFRPVDVEDLRNRDPQEPEPLNSRMNKLRFAFQLYDLDRDGKISRHEMLQVLRLMVGVQVTEEQLESIADRTVQEADEDGDGAVSFLEFAKSLEKMNIEQKMSIRILK; encoded by the exons ATGGGCTCCTGCAGCTCCCGCGCCGCCAGGATCCCCGACGTGGACAGCATCCAGCGGGAGACCGGCT TCTCTCAGGCCAGTCTGCTCCGCCTCTACCACCGGTTCCGAGCGCTTGACAAGAATGAGAAGGGCTACCTCAG CCGCGTAGATCTGCAGGAGATCGGGGCGCTGGCCGTGAACCCTCTGGGAGACCGCATTATAGACAGCTTCTTCCCTGACGG gagtCTGCAACTGGACTTCCCAGGCTTTGTCAGAGTCCTGGCTCACTTTCGACCTGTAGATGTTGAGGACCTCAGAAACCGGGACCCCCAGGAACCCGAGCCCCTCAACAGCAGAATGAACAAACTTCGCT TTGCATTCCAGCTCTATGACCTGGATCGAGATGGAAAGATCTCCAGGCATGAGATGCTCCAG GTACTCCGGCTGATGGTTGGGGTACAGGTGACAGAAGAGCAGCTGGAGAGCATTGCCGACCGCACAGTGCAGGAAGCCGACGAAGATGGGGATGGCGCTGTGTCCTTCCTGGAGTTCGCCAAG TCCTTAGAGAAGATGAACATCGAGCAGAAAATGAGCATCCGGATCCTGAAGTGA